The genomic segment AGCCGTAGCCGGCAGGTGCTGTGGCACAAGGGCGCCACCAGCGGGCTGGTGCAGAAAGTGGTGGAACTGCGCATCGACGACGATCAGGATGCGATCTGGTTGCGCGTGGAAGTGGCCGGCGACGCGAGTTGCCACGTGGGCTACCGTTCCTGCTTCTACCGGGAAATTCCGACTGGACCCGGCGACTTCGAACGCGGCCTGCTGTTCCGCGAATCCGAAAAGACCTTCGACCCGATCGCCGTCTACGGCGACGTACCGAATCCCACGAAACTATAACGTGAATCACGCCCAGCGTGATGCCGACCGACCCTCGCCCGCTTGCGGGAGAGGGACCGCTCGCGAATGCGAGCGGTGGGTGAGGGGAACGACCATGCCGCAGGCGATTCAATCTGCAGGGTGCCGCTTGCGGCATGACCGTTAGACGCGGGCTTGCGCATCGTGCTGAGCGCCAACAGGAGGCCGCTCAGAAGTCGACTTCGATACGCTGCGCACGCAGCCAGTTGCGGATGGCCTCGCGCTGGCGCTGCGCCTTCTCGGTATAAGCGGATTCGGCCGGCCCGATGCTGAGATAGGCCTGGAACGTAGCCTTCTGCGCGTTGCGCGCCCAAGGATCGGCACCCGCTTCGAGCAGGCGCTTCACGCCATCGAAATCGCCGACCGAAGCGGCCTCATGCAGCGGCGTATCGCCCATCGGCGCAGCGGCGTTGACATCCGCTCCGGCTTCGATCAGCAAGCTCAGCGATTCGGCGCCGCGCCCCCCCACGGCGTCGAAAATCGGCGTGTGGCCGTTGCGGCTGTTGCGAACCTCGGTGGATGCGCCGCGCGACAGCAGCACTTTCAGATACGCGGGATCATCCGCCACGGCGGCATAGTGCATGGCGGCGCGTCCGGCCTCGGTGGTGACCAGGGGGTCGGCACCGGCATCGAGCAGGGCCCCGAGCGCATCGGGTGCGCGATTGAGAATCGCCCAATGCAGCAGGCCCACGCCCTCTTCCCCCCGTGCGTTCACGTCGCCGCCCGCCCGGATCGCAGCCTGCACGCC from the Gammaproteobacteria bacterium genome contains:
- the hisI gene encoding phosphoribosyl-AMP cyclohydrolase, with product MAEDIHFHARRTIEQVEEGTELAPKFDEHGLLPCVTTAAATGEVLMLGYMNAEALKRTIATGEAHYFSRSRQVLWHKGATSGLVQKVVELRIDDDQDAIWLRVEVAGDASCHVGYRSCFYREIPTGPGDFERGLLFRESEKTFDPIAVYGDVPNPTKL
- a CDS encoding ankyrin repeat domain-containing protein; the protein is MLRLIANLGVLAALIVLSVGCGDAATPGKAMPSGFTEPRNIVLAEAVAANDVEGVQAAIRAGGDVNARGEEGVGLLHWAILNRAPDALGALLDAGADPLVTTEAGRAAMHYAAVADDPAYLKVLLSRGASTEVRNSRNGHTPIFDAVGGRGAESLSLLIEAGADVNAAAPMGDTPLHEAASVGDFDGVKRLLEAGADPWARNAQKATFQAYLSIGPAESAYTEKAQRQREAIRNWLRAQRIEVDF